One window of the Diospyros lotus cultivar Yz01 chromosome 12, ASM1463336v1, whole genome shotgun sequence genome contains the following:
- the LOC127786664 gene encoding FT-interacting protein 3-like, whose product MSNLKLGVEVVSAHNLLPKDGQGSSSAFVELRFDGQKFRTTIKEKDLDPVWNETFYFNISDPNNLSNLILEAYVYNNTKANRSKSFLGKVRIAGTSFVPYSDAVRLHYPLEGGIFSRSRGELGLKVFITDDPSIRSSNPLPAMDSSVSADTLSTKSPATDPKFVSDESRHTFHHLPNTSHQQHHSTPVAQQQVQYGVDEMRAGPQVPKVVRMYSGSPSQPVDYALKETSPFLGGGQIVGGRVIRADRPASTYDLVEPMQFLFVRIVKARNLPSMDITGSLDPYVEVRVGNYKGITKHHEKKQNPEWNTVFAFSKERMQSSVLEVAVKDKDMVKDDFVGMIRFDLNEVPTRVPPDSPLAPEWHWLEDKKGEKKKGELMVAVWIGTQADEAFPDAWHSDAASPVDSSVASTYIRSKVYHSPRLWYVRVNVIEAQDLVVTERTRFPDVYVKAVIGNQLVKTKPIQAPKMNALWNEDLMFVAAEPFEEHLILTVEDRIGPNKDEVLGKAIIPLNTVERRADDRIVHSQWYNLQKPSSDDVEPTKKDKGKFASKLHLRICLDGGYHVLDESTQYSSDLRPTAKQLWKSSIGILELGILNADALNPTKARDGRGTADTYCVAKYGHKWVRTRTIIDSLNPKYNEQYTWEVFDPATVLTVGVFDSSQLGEKGSNGGNRDMRIGKVRIRISTLETGRVYTHSYPLLVLHPSGVKKMGELHLAIRFSCASMMNMMFLYSRPLLPKMHYVRPLTMAQLEMLRHQAVNIVAARLSRSEPPLRKEVVEYMTDAHSHLWSMRRSKANFFRLMTVFNGLFAVGKWFGEVCMWRNPITTALVHVLFVMLVCFPELILPTVFLYMFLIGLWNYRYRPKYPPHMNMRISYADGVPPDELDEEFDSFPTSRAPDLVRMRYDRLRSVAGRIQTVVGDVATQGERVLALLSWRDPRATTIFVMFCLVAAIVLYATPFQVVAVIAGFYVMRHPRFRHKLPAAPLNFFRRLPARTDSML is encoded by the coding sequence ATGAGCAATCTGAAGCTAGGGGTGGAGGTCGTGAGTGCCCACAACCTACTGCCCAAAGATGGGCAGGGCTCATCTAGTGCCTTTGTTGAGCTTCGCTTTGATGGTCAGAAGTTCCGCACAACTATCAAAGAGAAAGATCTTGATCCCGTTTGGAATGAGACATTCTATTTCAATATCTCGGATCCAAACAACTTATCTAACCTCATCCTTGAGGCCTATGTATACAACAATACAAAGGCAAACCGTTCGAAATCCTTCCTTGGTAAGGTTAGGATCGCTGGGACATCATTTGTGCCATACTCTGATGCTGTTCGTTTGCATTACCCTTTAGAAGGAGGGATTTTTTCTCGTTCAAGAGGTGAGCTTGGCTTGAAGGTTTTTATAACTGATGATCCTTCCATTAGATCTTCAAATCCACTTCCTGCAATGGACTCTTCTGTGTCTGCGGATACATTGTCAACCAAATCACCTGCAACTGATCCCAAATTTGTCTCAGATGAGTCTAGACACACATTTCATCATCTGCCAAACACTAGCCACCAGCAACATCATTCTACACCTGTGGCCCAACAGCAAGTGCAATATGGGGTTGATGAGATGAGAGCTGGACCACAGGTTCCTAAAGTTGTGCGCATGTACTCTGGTTCACCATCACAGCCAGTTGACTATGCACTTAAAGAGACGAGTCCTTTCCTTGGAGGTGGTCAAATTGTTGGTGGCCGAGTTATACGTGCAGACAGGCCAGCTAGCACTTACGATCTTGTGGAACCTATGCAGTTCCTTTTTGTTCGAATCGTCAAAGCACGTAATCTTCCTTCCATGGATATTACTGGAAGTCTTGATCCTTATGTTGAAGTCAGAGTTGGGAACTATAAAGGAATCACAAAGCACCATGAGAAAAAGCAGAACCCAGAGTGGAATACGGTGTTTGCCTTTTCCAAAGAAAGAATGCAGTCTTCAGTCTTGGAAGTAGCAGTTAAGGATAAAGACATGGTGAAAGATGACTTTGTTGGGATGATTCGGTTTGATCTCAATGAGGTCCCAACACGAGTCCCTCCAGATAGTCCATTAGCTCCAGAATGGCATTggcttgaggacaagaaaggagagaaaaagaaaggggaacTTATGGTTGCAGTTTGGATTGGCACACAAGCTGATGAGGCTTTTCCTGATGCTTGGCATTCAGATGCAGCCTCTCCTGTTGATAGCTCGGTCGCCTCCACGTATATCCGTTCAAAAGTATATCATTCCCCAAGATTATGGTATGTCCGGGTTAATGTAATCGAGGCACAAGACCTAGTTGTGACAGAAAGAACTCGGTTTCCTGATGTATATGTCAAGGCAGTGATTGGTAACCAACTTGTGAAGACAAAACCAATTCAAGCTCCGAAGATGAATGCACTCTGGAATGAGGATCTCATGTTTGTTGCCGCTGAACCCTTTGAGGAACATCTAATTCTTACAGTTGAAGACCGCATTGGACCCAACAAAGATGAGGTCCTTGGGAAGGCCATTATACCATTGAACACTGTGGAAAGGCGTGCCGATGATCGAATTGTTCACTCTCAATGGTACAACCTCCAGAAACCAAGCTCGGACGATGTGGAACCGACTAAGAAAGACAAGGGTAAGTTTGCTAGCAAGCTTCATCTCCGAATCTGCCTTGACGGGGGTTACCACGTGCTTGATGAATCTACTCAGTACAGCAGTGATCTCCGGCCTACCGCAAAGCAGCTCTGGAAGTCATCAATCGGTATATTGGAGCTCGGCATCTTAAATGCAGACGCGCTCAACCCCACGAAAGCAAGAGATGGGAGGGGTACAGCAGACACATACTGTGTAGCAAAGTACGGTCACAAATGGGTTCGAACCAGAACAATCATAGACAGTTTAAACCCGAAATACAACGAGCAGTACACTTGGGAGGTTTTCGATCCAGCCACAGTCCTCACTGTGGGTGTTTTCGATAGCAGCCAGCTTGGTGAGAAGGGCTCAAATGGTGGTAACAGGGACATGAGGATTGGAAAGGTTCGTATCCGAATCTCGACTCTTGAAACTGGCCGTGTATACACACATTCTTATCCGTTGCTAGTCCTTCACCCTTCTGGCGTAAAGAAGATGGGAGAATTGCATCTAGCAATCAGGTTTTCATGCGCATCCATGATGAACATGATGTTTCTGTACTCGCGACCCCTGTTGCCAAAGATGCACTATGTTCGGCCATTAACCATGGCGCAGCTTGAGATGCTGCGCCACCAAGCCGTGAACATAGTCGCCGCCCGACTCAGCAGATCAGAGCCGCCTCTGAGGAAGGAGGTAGTTGAATACATGACCGATGCACATTCACATCTCTGGAGCATGAGGCGTAGCAAGGCAAACTTTTTCCGGCTGATGACCGTTTTCAATGGATTGTTCGCTGTCGGTAAATGGTTTGGAGAAGTTTGCATGTGGAGGAACCCCATCACGACGGCCCTGGTACACGTCCTCTTCGTGATGCTAGTCTGTTTCCCGGAACTCATCTTGCCGACGGTGTTCCTTTACATGTTCCTAATAGGTCTCTGGAACTACCGGTACCGGCCGAAGTACCCCCCTCACATGAACATGCGGATTTCCTATGCTGATGGCGTGCCCCCCGATGAGCTAGACGAGGAATTCGACTCATTTCCCACATCCCGAGCTCCAGATCTGGTTCGAATGAGGTATGATCGACTCAGGAGTGTAGCAGGCAGGATCCAGACTGTGGTGGGCGACGTCGCCACCCAAGGCGAGCGAGTTCTGGCGCTGTTGAGCTGGCGTGATCCACGCGCCACCACCATTTTTGTGATGTTCTGCCTCGTCGCTGCCATCGTGTTGTACGCCACTCCTTTCCAGGTAGTAGCTGTCATCGCCGGCTTCTATGTCATGAGGCATCCCAGGTTTCGACACAAGCTGCCCGCTGCTCCACTCAACTTCTTTCGCCGGCTTCCGGCCAGGACCGATAGCATGCTGTAA
- the LOC127787280 gene encoding kiwellin-1-like, with translation MKSSSRVAWRVGINLVVVILLMAVFAIASIEAKPCKPSGHIKGKKPPPGKCNTDNESDCCKEGKIYATYKCSPKVSRRTKATLTLNGFGKGDDGGGPSECDNKYHSDSTPVVALSTGWFGNQRRCLNNITVYGNGRSATAMVVDECDSTMGCDDEHDYQPPCPNNIVDASEAVWKALGVPKHDWGSLDITWSDA, from the coding sequence atgaaaagcagCAGCAGGGTTGCTTGGAGAGTGGGCATTAATCTCGTGGTTGTGATTCTTCTGATGGCAGTCTTTGCAATTGCAAGCATCGAGGCCAAACCCTGCAAGCCCAGCGGCCACATCAAGGGGAAGAAGCCGCCGCCGGGAAAATGCAACACCGACAACGAGTCCGATTGCTGCAAGGAGGGCAAGATCTACGCCACCTACAAGTGCTCGCCCAAGGTATCGCGCCGGACCAAGGCAACGTTGACGCTCAACGGCTTCGGCAAGGGCGACGACGGCGGCGGCCCCTCGGAGTGCGACAACAAGTACCACTCCGACAGCACGCCGGTGGTGGCGCTGTCGACCGGGTGGTTCGGCAACCAGCGCAGGTGCCTCAACAACATCACCGTTTACGGCAACGGGCGGAGCGCGACGGCTATGGTGGTGGACGAGTGCGACTCCACCATGGGCTGCGACGACGAGCACGATTACCAGCCGCCGTGCCCCAACAACATCGTCGACGCCTCGGAGGCCGTGTGGAAGGCTTTGGGGGTTCCCAAGCATGACTGGGGCAGCTTGGATATCACCTGGTCCGATGCCTga
- the LOC127787279 gene encoding leucine-rich repeat extensin-like protein 3, whose product MEEPNPPETTPLPDATQSLPPPPPETISSPAPNAAQGLPPRPPEPTPPPAQIANPNAAESLPPGPPETTPPTQTENPKAAQSLPPQPPETTPPPAQTENPKASQSLPPQPPETTPPPAQTENPKAAQSLPPQPPETTPPPAQTENPKAAQSLPPQPPETTLPSAESANPSAAQSLPPRPPAPPSLPANSKKRPLDQIDHIKNSRYFKMRAVLKDLRPHFIEVLRTPDIQNCKAAHEIREQMKILMDLYKEMTTETISITKCNYVQERPVASELQQDGQKSGEPSLLGNLSEKLRTEDSRHQGTFVVGGSAFGWNFITYPGKEAVYYGRTKDVFRSANVILEKGTEEAK is encoded by the exons ATGGAAGAACCCAACCCACCTGAAACCACACCCCTACCTGACGCCACCCAAAGCCTACCTCCACCGCCCCCTGAAACCATTTCCTCACCTGCCCCTAACGCCGCCCAAGGCCTCCCTCCACGGCCGCCGGAACCCACACCACCACCCGCTCAAATAGCAAACCCTAACGCCGCGGAGAGCCTCCCTCCAGGGCCGCCTGAAACCACACCCCCCACTCAAACCGAAAACCCTAAGGCAGCCCAAAGCCTCCCTCCGCAGCCGCCTGAAACCACACCCCCGCCCGCTCAAACCGAAAACCCAAAGGCCTCCCAAAGCCTCCCTCCGCAGCCGCCTGAAACCACACCCCCGCCCGCTCAAACCGAAAACCCAAAGGCCGCCCAAAGCCTCCCTCCGCAGCCGCCTGAAACCACACCCCCGCCCGCTCAAACCGAAAACCCTAAGGCGGCCCAAAGCCTCCCTCCGCAGCCGCCTGAAACTACACTCCCATCCGCTGAAAGCGCAAATCCTAGCGCAGCCCAGAGCCTCCCTCCACGGCCACCAGCGCCGCCTTCCTTGCCTGCTAATAGCAAGAAGAGGCCCCTTGACCAAATTGATCACATTAAGAACTCCAGGTACTTCAAGATGCGAGCTGTTCTCAAAGACCTTCGGCCCCATTTCATCGAG GTGCTCCGGACCCCAGACATTCAGAACTGTAAGGCAGCTCATGAAATTCGAGAAC AGATGAAGATTCTTATGGATCTGTACAAGGAGATGACAACAGAGACAATCTCCATAACCAAGTGTAATTATGTGCAAGAACGTCCGGTTGCCAGTGAACTACAGCAGGATGGACAAAAGTCTGGAGAGCCTTCCCTGCTGGGAAATCTATCTGAAAAGCTGCGAACTGAAGATAGTCGGCATCAGGGGACATTCGTCGTTGGAGGATCAGCTTTTGGTTGGAATTTTATCACTTATCCCGGCAAAGAAGCAGTCTATTATGGCAGAACAAAAGATGTGTTCAGGTCTGCAAATGTAATCTTGGAAAAAGGCACCGAGGAAGCAAAATAG
- the LOC127813893 gene encoding riboflavin biosynthesis protein PYRD, chloroplastic → MYLQTSRYSLGPAKLTPSPTEQHLRLVHPSIVRSGFCSVATRSHRGFVGVRCEGKEDDGFYIRRCVELARKAIGCTSPNPMVGCVIVKDGKIVGEGFHPKAGQPHAEVFAVRDAGDLAQNSTAYVSLEPCNHYGRTPPCTEAFIKAKVKKVVVGMVDPNPIVASKGVDRLRDAGIDVTVAVEEELCKKLNEAYIHQMLTGRPFVTLRYSLSIDGHLQDQLGEEVTEPGGYYSHLLQEYDAIVLSSASVNGKPSFPASKEPGANQPLQILIATDPSSPVQIPAIPAELTSKVIIFTDREATVHPETAKRGVETVVLDRLDLGMILDYCKQRGLCSVLLDLRGNSRDFEEILRVGFEQNLLQKVVVEVLPVWGGNKEENLPVALTNLQQRLKLRNLTSRHSGHGVLLEGYF, encoded by the exons ATGTATCTTCAAACTTCAAGATACAGCCTGGGCCCTGCAAAGCTCACCCCTTCCCCAACGGAGCAACACTTGAGACTTGTGCACCCTTCAATTGTGAGATCTGGGTTTTGCAGTGTGGCCACGAGAAGCCATAGAGGCTTTGTTGGTGTCAGATGTGAAGGCAAAGAGGATGATGGCTTTTACATAAGGAGATGTGTGGAGCTTGCAAGGAAGGCCATTGGGTGTACTAGCCCCAATCCAATGGTGGGTTGTGTTATTGTCAAGGATGGCAAGATTGTTGGTGAAGGGTTTCACCCCAAGGCTGGGCAGCCTCATGCTGAG GTTTTTGCCGTCAGGGATGCTGGGGATTTGGCTCAAAACTCCACAGCTTATGTGAGCCTGGAGCCGTGTAACCATTATGGTAGAACCCCGCCCTGTACTGAAGCTTTCATCAAAGCCAAGGTGAAAAAGGTCGTAGTTGGGATGGTCGATCCTAATCCCATCGTGGCTTCAAAGGGTGTGGATAGGCTTCGAGATGCAGGAATCGATGTGACAGTTGCTGTCGAGGAAGAATTGTGCAAGAAACTTAACGAGGcctatatacatcaaatgctAACAGGAAGGCCATTTGTTACACTCAG GTACTCCCTCTCCATTGATGGCCATTTGCAAGACCAACTTGGAGAAGAAGTCACTGAGCCTGGGGGATACTACTCACACTTGTTACAAGAATACGATGCAATTGTACTTTCCTCAGCCTCAGTAAATGGTAAGCCTTCATTTCCAGCTTCCAAAGAACCTGGAGCTAATCAACCTCTTCAGATTCTAATAGCGACAGACCCTAGCTCCCCAGTTCAGATCCCGGCAATCCCCGCAGAACTGACTTCTAAAGTGATAATCTTCACGGACAGGGAGGCAACTGTGCACCCAGAAACTGCTAAGAGGGGAGTTGAAACTGTAGTTTTGGACAGATTAGATTTGGGAATGATTCTGGATTACTGCAAACAACGCGGTCTATGCAGTGTCCTGCTGGATCTAAGGGGCAATAGCAGAGATTTTGAAGAGATCCTGAGAGTCGGGTTCGAGCAAAACTTACTGCAGAAAGTTGTGGTGGAGGTGCTGCCGGTTTGGGGTGGGAACAAAGAAGAGAACCTTCCTGTGGCGCTAACAAATCTGCAGCAAAGGCTGAAGTTGAGGAATTTGACCTCAAGACACTCAGGACATGGTGTCTTATTGGAGGGTTACTTTTGA